In Plasmodium chabaudi chabaudi strain AS genome assembly, chromosome: 9, the sequence ATgctattttattcataaacAAAATGTAGAGGCGACAATACAtctcttttaatatacgCACAAGCAGTTTGATTGAGCTATTTTTCTTACTTGTAACAAAACAGGGTATAAAAGGCCTTTAAACCATGCttttgatttatataaagattTTATTAgtgttttatataaaaagccATCAAGCTTTTTGTTTAGttcaatattttctaatatGATGGGTAGTAAAATAtgcttataatatatgcatacatctttttcttttaaacccgatgaaaataatttggtTACTTCAAAAACTGCTTGGGTTGTCCATTTTTTGGGAGatgttaataaaagtaaTTCATACCATTTTGGTGATTTTACTAATATTGTAAGGGCTTGATGTAATCGCccttttttgtaaattgataaattttCTCCTACAACCctataacatttttcaaCCATTGAATCTATCTTCGTTTtctacaataaaaaaaattaatgtaacataatttatttttcatcatataaaataatatatgccaAAAGGCACTTATGTGTGTTTCTCTTTTATTGCCATTGTGCACAAATTTGTACTGCCTAAATTGtttacaaatttaaaacattttaagcCCTGATTTTTGCCTCAATGTTATTTTAagcaattttatttttatttattttgatgtattttatttaacccgctatttatttatgcagCTTTTAAGCATGCAAACAAATAGTGATGCTAAACAAAagaaacaataataaataagcgAAACAATGTTGTACATATAGGAAAATGTTGCATCCCCGTATGcacacaaaataatatatgttgaaaataaaattgctCGAAgaggaaatatattttacaactTATTTATTCAATTTATGTTATTACCTGTTCAGGGACCTTATCAAAGTcagttattttattatttgaagcATCTCCAAATTGTCCTTGACCTTTATaaccatttttattgatttttatatttagatcttctaatatatcatttggTTCTTCATATGCATTAGTCATATAATTTCGATTTGAACTTATTTCATTGtcatcataaaaatttgtatcATCTATAACTTCATCTTCTATGTCGTCATTAAATTCTAAAAATTTATCTTCTTGAGAATTGTTGAAATCGATTAgatcatcatcatcataATCTGAATAATCGTTTtcatttgttatatttgctagtttaattattttatttaatgtatttttttttttatgtttttctgttaatttatttttcttttttttgtgtttttttaatatcccATTTTTTGAGACtacaacattttttaaattttcttcaAATGTCCCAGCAtgcttttgtttttttcttactTTAATCTTCGCCATTTttacttattatttttttaaatatattaatacataaaataaataaaatataaatagtagTAAAATTGCGGGATATGTTTtgaaattattaacaaaattaaaagctGCTATTGCTATAATTGTTTGCGGCAGCtcgaaaatattatttacatatattggATCATATATAAcgaaaaaacataatttatgttttaatgttttcacagaaaaattaaataaacttaaactatatattatgtactatacataaacaaataaatatattttccccTATTCCAACaacatacaaaataaatatagatttttttttacataaattttatatattcttattattcttaaaaaattattatttatatacataaagggaaatataattatcacaaggtaaatacaaaaaaaattacataaatatatattttttttaaataaaatattgcaATGCGCAATAATAGTTATTATCTTTTCcctttttcaaataaatcaatttaaaaaacagCATATTATTAGGGCCTACATAAAATTTGcatttaaatttacaactacatatataaaaaaattaatttaactATAAGTAAACgcttatattatataataaaaatgttttttttaagtatatatttatagagGGTATaccacaaaaaaattataatataaataatatattattgcataaagtatggaaaaaataaatgccTACTATAATGTGCgacatatttaaaaggaTTATATCAACCTTATAAACATAATGATgttacattaaaaaaataattataaaaacattaattttgtagaaacaattattaaaaaaatatatttatttattttgaaaaatatattatttattttgaaaatggattatttgttttgaaaaatataacatttattttaagcatacttaaattatttaagaaATACTCtggttattttttatggttttttgttaattccATTTTAAGTAGCATACACTAATTCGCTAGCTAATTATATTcacatataattatgtatttttttttttttttttttttttttttatttccattttggCTAGTCCATAAAACAAGAGTGTCGTAGTTGTATAACTGATCGACGCATACaattatttgtaaataaaattaaaccATTTATTTGACAAAATCTATTAATTCCATAAAGGTTAAAAATAACtgtgtaataaaaaaataggtggttatgaaatatttgtGATTAAACCTTGGTGTAttcttataaatatgactgttaataatatttattcctTAAGCTATTTTTCcacaatttattttccctATTTGGCttcctatat encodes:
- a CDS encoding essential nuclear protein 1, putative; protein product: MAKIKVRKKQKHAGTFEENLKNVVVSKNGILKKHKKKKNKLTEKHKKKNTLNKIIKLANITNENDYSDYDDDDLIDFNNSQEDKFLEFNDDIEDEVIDDTNFYDDNEISSNRNYMTNAYEEPNDILEDLNIKINKNGYKGQGQFGDASNNKITDFDKVPEQKTKIDSMVEKCYRVVGENLSIYKKGRLHQALTILVKSPKWYELLLLTSPKKWTTQAVFEVTKLFSSGLKEKDVCIYYKHILLPIILENIELNKKLDGFLYKTLIKSLYKSKAWFKGLLYPVLLQDSTKKQIVIFGSVIQKMSISINIVTCCLNDIFKFPWNSHISHILTIFFNKKYAFSKEFIEKSVDYFLTFENYPSTLTINWHKSLLTLVQNYRGLINDDQVAKLKILLKKKNHHQITSEILKHIYSPAFFINQISNLNMETGINA